A genomic segment from Limibacillus halophilus encodes:
- a CDS encoding ankyrin repeat domain-containing protein: MQGQTLSPATEGLFVAAAENNAELADFAIENGAEIEAEDASGRRPIHIAATQGAADVIRVLAAAGADLEALDRDFGRAPLHLASQRGNKRAVVALLNAGANLHIRDRRNDNTPLIDAAFDPLSLAIIPELLARGADLEAKASDGTTAILAAASRGNVPAFDILVEAGANLSVRRKDGYSAVHLAALANNTALLERMAAKGLDLDATAADGASPLGEAAYWGATSAVATLLILGADPNLLAREGRPALLEAARARQLEALELLLQANADPNLADGSTGNTALMLAANVGAIDIVQRLLASGAKIDTEAKDGWTAIEAAEMIGADDIVALLEESR; encoded by the coding sequence GTGCAGGGCCAGACACTTTCGCCGGCGACCGAGGGGCTTTTTGTCGCAGCCGCGGAAAACAACGCCGAGCTTGCCGACTTTGCCATCGAGAATGGTGCTGAGATAGAAGCCGAGGACGCGAGCGGCCGGAGGCCGATTCATATCGCTGCAACACAAGGTGCAGCCGATGTGATTCGCGTACTGGCAGCGGCGGGCGCCGATCTTGAGGCCTTGGACCGCGATTTCGGGAGGGCCCCTCTGCATCTGGCCTCGCAGAGAGGAAACAAACGCGCGGTCGTTGCGCTTTTGAATGCCGGCGCCAACCTGCATATTCGAGACCGGCGGAACGACAACACACCCCTCATCGATGCTGCTTTTGATCCGCTTTCGCTGGCCATCATTCCAGAGCTCTTGGCCCGCGGCGCTGATCTGGAGGCGAAGGCCAGCGACGGCACGACGGCAATCCTGGCCGCTGCTTCTCGTGGAAATGTTCCGGCGTTCGATATACTGGTCGAGGCTGGAGCGAACCTATCCGTGCGACGCAAGGATGGTTACAGCGCCGTGCATCTGGCCGCCCTGGCCAACAATACGGCCTTGCTCGAGCGGATGGCGGCGAAGGGTTTAGATCTGGATGCCACGGCGGCCGATGGAGCTTCGCCTTTGGGCGAAGCAGCCTATTGGGGCGCAACATCGGCTGTGGCGACTCTTTTGATCCTGGGCGCCGACCCCAACCTTCTGGCCCGTGAGGGGCGCCCGGCTTTATTGGAAGCGGCGCGTGCAAGGCAGCTGGAGGCCCTGGAACTGCTGCTGCAGGCAAATGCTGATCCCAACCTAGCGGATGGTAGCACCGGCAACACGGCGCTCATGCTAGCCGCGAATGTTGGCGCGATAGATATTGTTCAACGTTTGCTTGCCAGCGGCGCAAAAATTGACACCGAAGCCAAGGACGGCTGGACGGCTATCGAGGCCGCCGAGATGATTGGGGCAGACGATATCGTCGCCTTGTTGGAGGAATCCCGCTAG
- a CDS encoding class I SAM-dependent methyltransferase, producing MPFFVRLISPQYGTIRDYHHCTTCNSIAVISDIPGNKSPQQNSAAAGTVTAETLSPSALLGQRHMIELGTNFTVQTFASTQVCRPPPKRLLDIGCGLGIGLDYASHAFSCEVVGIDPGLLALRSAEALGFPLIRGYFPHVDAGLGAPFDCIEGWEVIEHIDAPMDFLEAARESLIEGGLLALSTPNADTINRDTAPSVLLSALSPGEHRIVFSPRGLSALLTRAGFPATCLLQDKRGHFFTLSLRDASEPPSLRPPEDSLLTYCRERSVEMAHDAHFSAGFLTKLTVAYLAGGDWPDLRKTLAGADQMLKAHWGIDLEDRPGIRARLARTEGDRYLTNVPLPLPLLLFAQGRLLQATDSDQKAARDYMSLASLWGQQVVEALEQVGNSDQILLNITQRATAIAVA from the coding sequence ATGCCCTTTTTTGTCCGACTGATCAGCCCGCAATATGGCACGATCCGTGATTACCACCATTGCACGACCTGTAACTCCATTGCGGTGATTTCAGACATTCCAGGCAATAAATCCCCCCAACAAAACAGCGCTGCCGCCGGGACTGTAACGGCCGAGACTTTGAGCCCAAGCGCATTGCTTGGGCAGCGACACATGATCGAACTCGGCACAAACTTTACTGTGCAAACCTTTGCCTCCACCCAAGTTTGCAGGCCACCGCCAAAACGTTTGCTCGATATCGGATGCGGCCTTGGAATTGGCCTGGACTATGCAAGCCATGCCTTCTCCTGCGAAGTCGTAGGAATTGATCCTGGGTTGCTGGCCCTGCGCAGCGCCGAGGCTTTGGGGTTTCCATTGATCCGCGGCTATTTCCCGCATGTGGACGCAGGTCTCGGTGCGCCCTTCGATTGCATCGAGGGCTGGGAGGTAATCGAGCACATCGACGCGCCCATGGATTTCCTGGAGGCTGCAAGAGAGAGCCTGATAGAAGGAGGCCTACTGGCCCTAAGCACGCCCAACGCAGACACGATCAATCGAGATACTGCTCCGTCGGTCCTTCTCAGCGCGCTGTCACCCGGCGAGCACCGGATCGTCTTCAGTCCGCGTGGACTATCCGCGCTCTTGACCCGCGCAGGCTTCCCGGCCACGTGCCTATTGCAGGACAAGCGTGGCCATTTCTTTACCTTATCGCTGCGCGATGCGTCAGAGCCGCCATCGTTGCGGCCACCAGAAGACAGCCTGCTGACCTATTGCCGGGAGCGAAGCGTGGAGATGGCGCACGATGCGCATTTCTCGGCCGGGTTCCTGACAAAATTGACCGTTGCCTATTTGGCGGGCGGCGACTGGCCGGACTTGCGGAAGACGCTGGCTGGAGCAGATCAGATGCTCAAAGCACATTGGGGGATTGATCTGGAGGATCGACCCGGGATCAGGGCCCGCTTGGCAAGAACAGAGGGCGACCGTTACCTGACAAACGTGCCGCTGCCCCTACCCCTTCTGCTGTTTGCACAGGGTCGGTTATTGCAAGCGACGGATAGCGATCAAAAAGCCGCCCGGGACTACATGAGCCTAGCCTCCCTTTGGGGGCAGCAGGTCGTGGAAGCCTTGGAGCAAGTCGGCAACAGCGATCAGATTTTGCTCAACATCACTCAAAGAGCTACTGCTATTGCGGTTGCGTAA
- a CDS encoding c-type cytochrome, translated as MIHTLRPSLFLASVLAVFLLTTPELAVQESKAAYLEHAGYVRSVAVSEDGKRVLTGGFDYSAILWDRKTQKPIKRFDDHDGAVNAVAFLPGNRTALTAGDDGIIRLWDLVSGEELRRYEGHEGKIADLAVSPDGERFASAGWDRSLRVWAVSGTADPLVIEGNKNNVNSVVFSDDGRHILSGSYDARVRLWDSETGALIETFEGHEVGVNVVAFLPDGLRGISASGDETLRIWNLETGAELENYHAHEGPVFALAVSPSGRQAATASVDGLIRIWDLAKGGETLLLAGHDGPIWDLAFGPDGAYLFSVGSDGSLREWDLYSGGEVGEEPTREADADRLPLPEHPGAKQFGKCAICHTLGPDGGKRAGPTLYKVFGRKAGTVEGYNYSPALENSSIVWNEETITQLFADGPQVVTPGSKMPLQRLNSPEELNLLVQYLKEVTQPQ; from the coding sequence ATGATCCACACCTTGAGACCCAGCCTGTTTCTTGCGTCTGTCCTTGCGGTTTTCCTCCTGACAACACCTGAACTGGCCGTTCAAGAATCAAAAGCCGCTTATCTTGAGCATGCTGGCTACGTTCGGTCTGTGGCAGTGTCCGAGGACGGCAAGCGGGTGTTGACTGGTGGTTTCGACTACAGCGCTATTCTTTGGGATCGTAAAACCCAAAAGCCGATCAAGCGGTTTGATGATCACGACGGCGCGGTCAACGCGGTGGCTTTCCTTCCCGGCAATCGGACGGCATTGACGGCGGGTGATGACGGTATCATCAGACTCTGGGACTTGGTGAGTGGCGAGGAACTGCGCCGTTATGAGGGGCACGAAGGCAAGATCGCCGATCTGGCCGTTTCTCCGGATGGTGAGCGTTTTGCCTCCGCCGGGTGGGATCGCAGTTTGCGGGTGTGGGCGGTATCGGGCACCGCCGATCCGTTGGTGATCGAAGGCAATAAAAACAACGTCAACAGTGTCGTCTTCTCCGACGATGGCCGTCATATCCTTTCCGGTAGCTACGATGCCAGAGTCAGGTTATGGGATAGTGAGACAGGCGCACTGATCGAAACGTTCGAAGGGCATGAGGTTGGTGTGAATGTCGTGGCCTTCCTGCCGGATGGTCTGCGCGGCATATCGGCTAGCGGAGACGAAACGCTGCGCATTTGGAATTTGGAAACCGGCGCGGAATTGGAAAACTACCATGCTCACGAAGGGCCGGTTTTCGCGCTGGCTGTTTCCCCTTCCGGCCGTCAGGCAGCAACCGCCAGCGTCGATGGATTGATCCGCATCTGGGATTTAGCGAAAGGCGGAGAAACGCTCTTGCTGGCCGGGCATGATGGTCCGATCTGGGATCTCGCATTTGGCCCGGATGGCGCCTACCTGTTCTCAGTCGGATCTGACGGCAGCTTGCGCGAGTGGGACCTCTATAGCGGCGGCGAAGTGGGGGAAGAGCCAACACGTGAGGCTGATGCCGACCGCTTGCCGCTTCCGGAGCACCCCGGCGCAAAGCAGTTCGGTAAATGTGCTATATGCCACACCCTTGGACCGGACGGGGGCAAACGCGCAGGCCCGACGCTGTACAAAGTCTTTGGCCGTAAAGCAGGTACGGTCGAGGGTTACAACTACTCGCCTGCGCTCGAAAACAGCAGCATTGTCTGGAATGAAGAGACCATCACACAGCTTTTCGCGGATGGCCCTCAGGTTGTGACACCTGGCAGCAAGATGCCGTTGCAAAGACTTAACAGCCCCGAGGAGCTCAATCTTCTCGTGCAGTACCTAAAAGAGGTTACGCAACCGCAATAG
- a CDS encoding PepSY domain-containing protein: MRHVLLAGVAAVAFVAAVTPVRAQVSADQVRQQVAQNYEVDVLRINEGELDGKAVWLVTVMNSGGNFNDAFQVNTLAIDKASGELVPSYRNSGNEQRLPPVIAGAANSTESGAPLNKPARR; the protein is encoded by the coding sequence ATGCGTCATGTCTTACTTGCCGGTGTGGCGGCTGTTGCTTTCGTGGCAGCCGTAACGCCGGTCCGGGCACAGGTATCTGCGGATCAGGTCCGCCAACAGGTCGCGCAAAATTATGAAGTCGATGTTCTGCGCATCAACGAGGGCGAGCTCGATGGAAAGGCCGTTTGGTTGGTGACCGTCATGAATAGCGGTGGCAACTTCAATGACGCTTTCCAAGTCAATACGCTGGCTATCGATAAAGCCAGCGGCGAATTGGTGCCGTCATATCGAAATTCCGGCAATGAGCAGCGTCTACCGCCAGTCATTGCCGGTGCGGCCAACAGCACCGAAAGTGGCGCACCGCTCAACAAGCCTGCCCGAAGGTAA
- a CDS encoding formate dehydrogenase subunit gamma, with translation MKNYPERQGSRDNKAMTFVAQYKQFASMRIFALGLFFLLSMILLLAAGPTRAQSDVNPPTSGIASSPELVEKPVGGNVPGDVLGSSSDAELWRAVRRGVQGNVSIPNEQAGVLIQANGENWRNFRNGPLSTYGIWGLIGIIGFLALFFLLRGRVKIQSGESGQLIERFNGIERFTHWMTAVSFIILAITGLNVLYGRYVILPALGPDVFSALTIAGKYAHNFLAFPFMLGVAMMFLLWIGHNIPNRHDLVWLAKGGGFFSKHSHPPARKFNAGQKIIFWLVVLTGLTLSVSGVALMFPFEISPWGKTFAVINMVGFDLPTNLTAMQEMQLSQLWHSVVALFIIAVILAHIYIGTIGMQGAFDAMGSGKVDINWAREHHNLWVEEQQQKASSDAHAQPAE, from the coding sequence ATGAAGAACTACCCGGAACGCCAAGGATCGAGGGATAACAAAGCCATGACCTTCGTTGCCCAATACAAGCAATTCGCGTCGATGCGCATCTTTGCGCTCGGCCTGTTTTTTCTATTGTCGATGATTTTGCTGCTGGCTGCGGGACCGACACGCGCGCAATCGGATGTGAATCCACCTACCAGCGGCATAGCCAGTAGCCCTGAATTGGTTGAAAAGCCGGTCGGGGGCAATGTGCCTGGCGATGTCTTGGGGTCATCGAGTGACGCGGAGCTTTGGCGTGCCGTTCGCCGGGGCGTGCAGGGAAACGTCTCTATCCCCAACGAACAAGCGGGCGTCTTGATCCAGGCAAACGGCGAGAACTGGCGCAACTTCAGAAACGGCCCTCTTTCGACCTATGGCATATGGGGCCTCATAGGGATCATCGGATTCCTGGCATTGTTCTTTCTGTTGCGCGGTCGCGTCAAAATTCAATCGGGAGAGTCGGGTCAACTTATCGAGCGCTTCAACGGAATAGAGCGCTTCACGCATTGGATGACAGCGGTTTCATTCATCATCCTAGCCATCACCGGACTAAACGTCCTCTATGGGCGTTATGTGATTCTGCCGGCGCTTGGACCGGATGTGTTTTCGGCGCTGACCATTGCCGGCAAGTACGCCCATAACTTCCTTGCGTTCCCCTTTATGTTGGGCGTGGCAATGATGTTCCTGCTCTGGATCGGGCATAATATCCCGAACCGGCATGATCTGGTCTGGTTGGCCAAGGGCGGCGGTTTCTTCTCGAAGCACAGCCACCCGCCGGCTCGCAAGTTCAACGCAGGGCAGAAGATTATTTTCTGGCTTGTGGTGCTGACCGGATTGACCCTGAGCGTGTCAGGCGTCGCCTTGATGTTCCCGTTCGAGATTTCGCCATGGGGCAAGACTTTTGCCGTCATCAACATGGTTGGGTTCGATTTGCCGACCAATTTGACCGCCATGCAGGAGATGCAGCTTTCGCAGCTTTGGCACTCGGTTGTGGCGCTGTTCATCATCGCTGTAATTTTGGCCCACATTTATATTGGCACGATCGGTATGCAGGGCGCCTTCGATGCGATGGGCAGCGGTAAGGTCGATATCAACTGGGCGAGGGAGCACCATAACCTGTGGGTAGAAGAGCAGCAGCAGAAAGCCAGCTCAGATGCTCATGCACAACCGGCCGAGTGA
- the fdh3B gene encoding formate dehydrogenase FDH3 subunit beta has protein sequence MARMKFLCDAERCIECNACVTACKNEHEVPWGVNRRRVVTINDGKPGERSISVACMHCSDAPCMAVCPVDCFYQSDEGVVLHSKDLCIGCGYCFYACPFGAPQYPQAGNFGSRGKMDKCTFCSGGPEEDNSQAEFQKYGRNRLAEGKLPLCAEMCSTKALLAGDGDLVSDIYRERVVARGFGSGAWGWGTAYQQKAGS, from the coding sequence ATGGCACGTATGAAGTTCCTTTGCGACGCTGAGCGCTGTATCGAGTGCAACGCCTGCGTCACCGCGTGCAAGAACGAGCACGAGGTCCCTTGGGGCGTTAACCGTCGGCGGGTGGTCACCATCAATGATGGTAAGCCCGGCGAGCGCTCCATATCGGTGGCCTGCATGCACTGCTCAGACGCACCCTGCATGGCAGTTTGTCCGGTGGACTGCTTCTATCAGTCCGATGAGGGCGTCGTTCTGCACTCCAAAGACCTTTGCATCGGCTGTGGTTACTGCTTCTACGCCTGTCCTTTTGGCGCGCCGCAGTATCCCCAGGCGGGCAACTTCGGAAGCCGAGGCAAGATGGATAAGTGTACCTTCTGCTCCGGCGGTCCTGAGGAGGATAACTCCCAGGCCGAATTCCAGAAGTACGGTCGTAATCGTCTTGCCGAAGGCAAGCTGCCGCTTTGCGCGGAGATGTGCTCCACAAAAGCACTCCTCGCGGGCGACGGCGACCTGGTATCCGACATCTATCGCGAGCGTGTTGTCGCGCGCGGTTTTGGATCGGGTGCTTGGGGCTGGGGCACGGCCTATCAACAGAAGGCCGGCTCCTAG
- a CDS encoding formate dehydrogenase subunit alpha: MLTRKTNGVATGPRLSKALAATVGSAIDRRTFLKRSGLTVGGIAAASSMSFGMVKKAEAAEAGSGEIKLVKSVCTHCSVGCSVIAEVKGGVWIGQEPGWDSPFNLGAHCAKGASVREHAHGERRLKYPVKLVDGKWERQSWDQAIDEIGGKILDIWGSSGPDSVYWLGSAKHSNEQAYLFRKLAAFAGTNNVDHQARICHSTTVAGVANTWGYGAMSNSVNDMHNSRAIFFIGSNPAEAHPVALQHILKTKEQNNAPLIVCDPRFTRTAAHADEFVRFRPGTDVALIWGILWHVFQNGWEDKEFIRQRVYGMDEIRAEVAKWTPEETERVTGVPGSQLKRVARTLANNRPFPIVWCMGGTQHSNGNNNTRAYCVLGLAMGTIGTSGGGANIFRGHDNVQGATDLGVLCNTLPGYYGLAAGSWKHWARVWEVDFDWLSAKFASKDLMEASGVPVSRWFDLALEAKENIEQPDTLKAMIFWGHAPNSQTRMPDMRRAMSKLDMLVVVDPYPTMTAVMHERTDGVYLLPAATQFETYGSVTATNRALQWRDKIVEPLFESLPDQTIMYKLAKKLGLADEMFKNIQVNDDEPLVEDLTREFNRGMWTVGYTGQSPERLKMHMANQHTFDKTSLQARGGPADGDFYGLPWPCWGTPEMGHPGTPVLYDTSKPVAEGGLCFRARFGVERDGVNLLAEGSYPVGSEIKDGYPEFTMAMLKKLGWDGDLTADEVSAIEAVAGDDTNWKTDLSGGIQRVAIKHGCAPYGNAKARTIVWNFPDPVPTHREPLYTSRRDLVADYPTYEDRRMYRLPILYKSIQDQDFSKDFPMILTSGRLVEYEGGGEETRSNPWLAELQQDMFVEINPVDANNLGIRDGAMVWLHGPEGGKLLIKALVTDRVGLNTAFMPFHFGGHWQGESLRDKYPAGADPYVLGEASNAAQTYGYDSVTNMQETKATLCRIEPA; encoded by the coding sequence ATGCTCACAAGAAAGACGAATGGGGTTGCGACTGGCCCCCGTTTGTCAAAGGCGTTGGCGGCGACCGTCGGCAGTGCCATTGACCGTCGTACCTTCCTGAAGCGATCGGGGCTGACCGTCGGTGGTATCGCCGCGGCCTCGTCCATGTCGTTCGGGATGGTAAAGAAAGCCGAGGCTGCGGAAGCAGGCTCCGGTGAAATCAAGCTGGTGAAATCGGTTTGCACCCACTGCTCTGTGGGCTGCTCTGTGATCGCTGAAGTCAAAGGCGGTGTCTGGATCGGGCAGGAGCCCGGTTGGGACAGCCCCTTTAACCTGGGTGCCCATTGCGCAAAAGGCGCTTCAGTGCGCGAGCACGCTCACGGCGAGCGGCGCCTGAAATATCCGGTCAAACTTGTCGATGGCAAGTGGGAACGGCAGTCCTGGGATCAGGCGATCGACGAGATCGGCGGCAAGATTCTGGATATTTGGGGCTCCAGCGGGCCGGACTCGGTCTATTGGCTCGGATCGGCGAAGCACAGCAACGAACAGGCCTACCTGTTCCGTAAACTCGCCGCCTTTGCTGGAACGAACAACGTCGATCACCAGGCGCGTATCTGCCACTCGACGACGGTGGCCGGTGTCGCAAACACCTGGGGCTACGGCGCCATGTCGAACAGTGTTAACGACATGCACAATTCGCGTGCGATCTTCTTCATCGGCAGCAATCCTGCCGAGGCGCACCCGGTCGCGTTGCAGCACATTTTGAAGACCAAGGAGCAAAATAACGCCCCCTTGATCGTCTGCGATCCACGCTTCACGCGTACTGCAGCGCACGCAGATGAGTTCGTCCGTTTCCGTCCAGGTACGGACGTGGCTTTGATTTGGGGTATTCTCTGGCACGTCTTCCAGAATGGTTGGGAAGACAAGGAGTTCATCCGCCAGCGTGTTTACGGTATGGATGAAATCCGTGCCGAAGTCGCGAAGTGGACCCCAGAGGAAACCGAAAGAGTGACCGGCGTTCCCGGTTCGCAGTTGAAGCGCGTCGCACGGACGCTGGCGAACAACCGGCCGTTCCCGATCGTCTGGTGCATGGGTGGTACCCAGCACTCCAATGGCAACAACAACACACGCGCTTACTGCGTGTTGGGTCTAGCCATGGGAACGATCGGCACCAGTGGTGGTGGCGCCAACATCTTCCGCGGCCACGACAACGTGCAGGGAGCCACCGACCTTGGTGTTCTTTGCAACACCCTGCCGGGATACTACGGCCTAGCAGCCGGGTCCTGGAAGCACTGGGCACGGGTGTGGGAGGTCGATTTCGACTGGTTGTCGGCCAAGTTTGCCTCCAAGGATCTTATGGAAGCCTCCGGCGTTCCAGTGTCACGTTGGTTCGATTTGGCACTCGAAGCTAAGGAGAACATCGAGCAGCCTGATACGCTGAAGGCCATGATCTTCTGGGGCCACGCGCCGAACTCGCAGACTCGTATGCCGGACATGCGCCGGGCGATGAGCAAGCTCGACATGTTGGTGGTGGTCGATCCTTATCCGACCATGACGGCGGTCATGCATGAACGTACGGATGGCGTCTATTTGCTTCCGGCGGCCACGCAGTTCGAGACTTACGGTTCGGTCACGGCCACCAATCGTGCTCTACAGTGGCGTGACAAAATCGTGGAGCCTCTGTTCGAATCGCTTCCCGACCAGACGATCATGTACAAGCTGGCTAAGAAGCTCGGCCTCGCTGACGAGATGTTCAAGAACATCCAAGTCAACGATGACGAGCCGTTGGTCGAAGACCTCACCCGTGAGTTCAATCGCGGTATGTGGACGGTCGGCTACACTGGCCAGTCGCCTGAGCGGCTGAAAATGCACATGGCCAACCAACACACCTTCGATAAGACCAGCCTGCAAGCCAGGGGTGGACCTGCCGATGGTGACTTCTATGGCTTGCCATGGCCGTGCTGGGGTACGCCAGAAATGGGGCATCCGGGCACACCGGTGCTTTACGACACCTCCAAGCCGGTTGCTGAAGGCGGCCTTTGCTTCCGTGCCCGTTTCGGCGTGGAACGCGATGGCGTCAATCTGCTGGCCGAGGGTTCGTATCCCGTGGGATCGGAAATCAAGGACGGCTATCCCGAATTCACCATGGCCATGCTGAAGAAGCTTGGCTGGGATGGCGACTTGACCGCTGATGAAGTCTCGGCGATCGAGGCGGTGGCCGGTGACGACACGAACTGGAAGACCGACCTTTCCGGCGGTATCCAGCGCGTGGCGATCAAGCATGGCTGCGCGCCATACGGTAATGCCAAAGCGCGAACGATCGTGTGGAACTTCCCGGATCCGGTACCGACACACCGCGAACCACTCTACACATCGCGTCGTGATCTTGTGGCTGACTATCCGACCTATGAGGACCGCAGGATGTATCGCCTGCCGATCCTTTACAAATCGATCCAGGATCAGGATTTCTCCAAAGATTTCCCGATGATCCTGACATCGGGTCGATTGGTCGAATACGAGGGTGGTGGTGAGGAAACTCGCTCCAATCCGTGGTTGGCAGAACTCCAGCAGGACATGTTCGTGGAGATCAACCCCGTCGACGCCAATAACCTGGGTATCCGGGACGGTGCGATGGTTTGGCTCCATGGTCCTGAAGGCGGCAAGCTGCTGATCAAGGCCCTCGTCACGGATCGTGTCGGTCTCAATACAGCCTTCATGCCCTTCCACTTCGGTGGGCATTGGCAGGGTGAATCCCTCAGGGACAAGTATCCCGCAGGGGCGGATCCCTATGTGTTGGGTGAGGCCAGCAACGCCGCACAGACTTACGGGTATGACTCGGTCACCAATATGCAGGAGACCAAGGCCACCCTCTGTCGGATCGAGCCAGCTTAA
- a CDS encoding formate dehydrogenase, which yields MTKKDEKAMDRRDFFRKAGLGAGVAGVAAASLTKGATAAVPETRSASSVGYRETDHVKKFYELARF from the coding sequence ATGACCAAGAAAGACGAAAAGGCGATGGATCGCCGCGATTTCTTTCGCAAGGCGGGGCTTGGTGCCGGCGTAGCCGGTGTTGCAGCAGCTAGCCTTACGAAGGGCGCGACGGCCGCCGTTCCGGAGACGCGAAGTGCATCTTCGGTCGGTTATCGTGAAACGGACCACGTAAAGAAGTTTTACGAATTGGCCCGCTTTTAA
- a CDS encoding TorD/DmsD family molecular chaperone has translation MTEPSSAIDIAEEDELRANLYVLLGRMLASAPDSETLEMVAGLKGDDSELGQAISVLASAARNCNPKMLEREYFDLFIGIGHGELTPYGSYYLTGFLNEKPLANLREDMGRLGVARVKGVHEPEDHIAALCEMMAGLIGGAFGEPLPLDEQRAFFDRHIGCWAPRFFQDLQAARAASFYMPVGKIGQIFMEIESEAFAMAA, from the coding sequence TTGACGGAGCCATCGTCGGCTATCGACATAGCGGAAGAGGATGAGTTGCGAGCTAACCTCTATGTGTTGCTCGGACGAATGCTTGCCAGTGCGCCGGATTCCGAAACGCTGGAGATGGTCGCTGGACTGAAGGGCGACGACAGCGAATTAGGCCAGGCGATTTCGGTCCTGGCGTCGGCTGCACGGAACTGCAACCCCAAAATGCTGGAACGAGAGTACTTCGACCTTTTCATAGGGATCGGACACGGTGAACTGACCCCCTACGGTTCCTATTACCTCACGGGCTTCTTGAATGAGAAGCCGCTCGCCAATCTGCGTGAAGACATGGGACGGTTGGGTGTTGCGCGCGTCAAGGGCGTGCATGAGCCAGAGGATCATATAGCAGCGCTTTGCGAGATGATGGCCGGTTTGATCGGTGGCGCTTTTGGGGAGCCCCTCCCGCTCGACGAGCAGAGGGCGTTTTTTGATCGGCATATCGGTTGTTGGGCGCCGCGGTTCTTCCAGGACCTGCAGGCAGCCCGTGCGGCTTCCTTCTATATGCCGGTGGGCAAGATTGGACAGATATTCATGGAGATCGAGAGCGAGGCGTTTGCGATGGCGGCTTGA
- a CDS encoding DUF3306 domain-containing protein: MSKDSENGFLQRWSRRKQSEGQSGSVDQEAAPAPETPLLTPEEEEARRLELEEYVNNLPDPDTLDYEADYTPFLKDGVPEELKGRALQRLWRSHPTLANLDGLIEYGEDYTDAAMVGKSIRTIYKVGIGMISDEDLALENLAKQRKAEAEMAAADPASEDEGQGETEQQPMDSGDEESTSAEDLTAAEVDGDVHEDSGPATKEPKAVLTASQVGEPMSVPVQSPKAEVKAGNKPGTAHSRRWGLG; the protein is encoded by the coding sequence ATGAGCAAGGATAGCGAAAACGGTTTTCTACAACGCTGGTCCCGGCGCAAACAGTCCGAGGGGCAATCTGGTTCCGTTGATCAGGAGGCCGCGCCTGCGCCTGAAACGCCATTGCTAACCCCGGAGGAGGAGGAAGCGCGGCGATTGGAGCTGGAAGAGTATGTGAACAATCTTCCCGACCCGGACACCCTGGATTACGAAGCGGACTACACACCTTTCCTGAAGGACGGTGTACCTGAGGAACTGAAAGGCCGTGCTTTGCAGCGCTTGTGGCGCAGTCACCCAACTCTGGCGAACCTTGATGGTTTGATCGAGTACGGTGAAGACTACACCGATGCCGCGATGGTCGGTAAGTCAATACGGACCATCTACAAAGTTGGCATCGGGATGATATCCGACGAGGATCTGGCGCTCGAAAATCTGGCTAAGCAGCGGAAGGCCGAGGCAGAGATGGCCGCTGCGGATCCCGCCAGCGAAGATGAGGGGCAGGGGGAAACCGAGCAGCAACCGATGGACTCCGGCGACGAAGAATCCACCAGCGCGGAAGATTTGACTGCAGCCGAGGTTGACGGCGACGTTCATGAAGACTCCGGCCCTGCGACAAAAGAACCCAAGGCCGTGCTGACGGCATCACAAGTTGGCGAGCCTATGAGTGTTCCGGTTCAATCGCCTAAAGCCGAAGTAAAGGCGGGAAACAAGCCAGGAACGGCGCACTCCCGGCGATGGGGCTTGGGTTAA
- a CDS encoding DUF3305 domain-containing protein — translation MKQNDERLPLGIVVEKRKVDNPWIDHAWKPVAVVAGAAEQNPRGHWKEMGHGDGWTQYLAGTLHMGLFRKETEAYKVNLSQHPPRVFVVLRRREDPTTPNEVYPFFVTASPYEAQDFLDAGDDIVEGVPMPDSVIAFVETFISEFHVEEEFHKRKRKRYEVDKLGFGKKGPETIN, via the coding sequence ATGAAGCAGAATGACGAACGCCTTCCACTGGGAATAGTTGTCGAGAAACGTAAGGTAGATAACCCCTGGATCGACCACGCCTGGAAACCCGTGGCCGTGGTGGCAGGCGCCGCTGAACAGAATCCGCGCGGGCACTGGAAGGAAATGGGCCACGGCGATGGTTGGACTCAGTATTTGGCCGGTACGCTGCACATGGGGTTGTTTCGTAAAGAGACGGAAGCCTATAAGGTGAATCTCTCGCAGCATCCACCGCGCGTGTTTGTAGTGCTGCGCCGCCGAGAAGATCCGACGACGCCGAACGAGGTCTATCCTTTCTTTGTGACGGCGAGTCCGTACGAAGCACAAGATTTCCTGGATGCGGGAGACGACATTGTTGAAGGCGTACCGATGCCTGATTCCGTCATCGCGTTTGTGGAGACCTTCATTTCCGAGTTCCATGTCGAGGAAGAGTTTCATAAGCGCAAGCGAAAGCGTTATGAAGTCGACAAACTGGGATTTGGTAAGAAGGGGCCAGAAACGATCAATTGA